One region of Nitrospinota bacterium genomic DNA includes:
- the rimO gene encoding 30S ribosomal protein S12 methylthiotransferase RimO yields the protein MKKIGIVSLGCPKNAVDTEYLLGDLTNNGYEITPDQEAADVLVVNTCGFIESAKRESIDAILAMARLKTDGKCQKLIVTGCLAERYSEELLKEIPEIDHMMGVNEYPRLKTLLNGDASQNGAMERNQMNGPAEYFEPYANRILTTPFYSAYLKIAEGCSNKCAFCIIPKMRGNIRSQPLVSLLTEAGQLADRGVKELNLISQDTTMYGFDLRMKDGLIRLLKSLAKIQGIEWIRLFYCYPTFINSDLIEFIAAEEKVVPYIDVPLQHTHDEMLARMKRQERESKVRAMLDEIRNKIPGVALRTTFITGFPGETEAHFRHMLDFVQEMEFDHVGAFTYSHEEGTTAYDYPDDVPAKVKEERKAELMSVQRAISLRRNQSRVGEVHPVLVEGLDAEEGYLMTGRLPTQAPEIDGQVIIEASDVEPGQIVPMRILSATDYDVVATRVD from the coding sequence ATGAAGAAAATAGGCATCGTCAGTCTGGGCTGCCCAAAAAATGCGGTGGATACCGAGTACCTGCTGGGCGACCTTACGAATAACGGCTATGAAATAACACCGGATCAGGAAGCCGCAGACGTTCTCGTAGTCAATACTTGCGGGTTTATCGAATCGGCCAAACGCGAATCCATCGATGCCATTCTGGCAATGGCCCGGTTGAAAACCGACGGCAAGTGCCAGAAATTGATCGTCACCGGATGCCTTGCCGAGCGTTACAGCGAGGAACTTCTCAAGGAAATTCCTGAGATCGACCATATGATGGGGGTCAACGAATACCCGCGTTTGAAAACGCTGTTGAATGGGGATGCTTCGCAAAATGGAGCGATGGAGCGCAATCAGATGAATGGTCCGGCTGAATATTTTGAGCCCTACGCCAATCGCATTTTGACCACCCCGTTTTATTCCGCTTATTTGAAGATCGCCGAAGGCTGTTCCAACAAATGCGCCTTCTGCATCATCCCGAAGATGCGGGGCAATATCCGCAGTCAACCCTTGGTATCCCTGCTCACCGAAGCCGGGCAGCTGGCGGATCGGGGGGTCAAGGAGCTGAACCTGATTTCCCAGGACACCACGATGTACGGGTTTGACCTCCGAATGAAAGACGGTTTGATTCGCCTGCTGAAATCTCTGGCCAAAATACAGGGGATCGAATGGATTCGCCTGTTTTATTGTTATCCGACCTTTATCAATTCCGACCTGATCGAGTTCATCGCGGCGGAAGAAAAGGTGGTGCCTTATATCGATGTTCCTCTCCAGCACACGCATGACGAGATGCTGGCCAGGATGAAACGGCAGGAAAGGGAAAGCAAGGTGCGGGCCATGCTGGATGAAATTCGCAATAAAATTCCAGGCGTCGCTCTCAGGACGACGTTCATTACCGGTTTTCCCGGCGAAACCGAGGCCCACTTCCGGCACATGCTGGATTTTGTTCAGGAGATGGAGTTCGACCATGTCGGTGCGTTCACGTATTCGCATGAAGAAGGAACCACAGCTTATGATTACCCGGATGATGTTCCGGCAAAGGTCAAGGAAGAGAGAAAAGCCGAGTTGATGAGCGTCCAGAGAGCAATCAGCCTGCGGCGCAACCAGTCCCGCGTTGGCGAGGTGCATCCTGTTCTTGTGGAAGGTTTGGACGCAGAAGAAGGCTACCTGATGACGGGCCGCCTGCCCACACAGGCTCCGGAAATCGATGGTCAGGTGATCATCGAGGCCAGTGATGTGGAACCCGGTCAAATTGTTCCCATGCGCATCCTCTCCGCCACCGATTACGATGTGGTGGCCACGCGAGTCGATTGA
- a CDS encoding ATP-dependent 6-phosphofructokinase: MTLKRVGILTGGGDCSGLNAVIRSVTQAAILQHQAQVIGIERGFDGLVFDWNQELTLDATRDILTLGGTILGTTNKGNPFSYREYDEHGEIQEQDHSQQAVDNFKRLELDCLFVVGGDGTLQMACKLFAMGLPVIGIPKTIDNDLEGTDYTFGFQTAVQVACDALDRLQTTGKSHQRVMILEVMGRSAGWIALESGIAGGAHIILIPEIPYKPGKVLEKIRQREAEGNPFSIIVVAEGAKEVGGQEIILESASDRLQGVVHYGGVGNHLAERLGQEIDLEVRCTVLGHTQRGGTPNSFDRVLGTRLGAYAVQAAAEGKLGNMVALKTPEISLVPLQSLAGIVRKVPPTSQLIQCAESIGINLGR, from the coding sequence ATGACACTCAAACGCGTTGGCATATTGACCGGCGGCGGAGACTGCTCAGGGTTGAACGCAGTGATACGCAGCGTGACCCAGGCCGCGATCCTCCAGCATCAGGCACAAGTCATCGGCATCGAAAGGGGGTTCGATGGCTTGGTTTTTGATTGGAACCAGGAACTGACCCTCGACGCCACCCGCGACATCCTCACCCTTGGTGGTACTATTTTAGGAACCACCAATAAAGGCAATCCGTTTTCATACCGGGAATATGATGAACATGGCGAGATTCAGGAGCAGGATCACTCGCAACAAGCCGTGGACAATTTCAAGCGGTTGGAACTGGACTGCCTGTTTGTGGTCGGGGGCGACGGCACCCTGCAAATGGCCTGCAAGCTATTTGCAATGGGGCTTCCTGTCATCGGAATCCCGAAGACCATAGACAACGACCTGGAAGGCACCGATTACACTTTTGGGTTTCAAACCGCAGTTCAGGTGGCCTGCGATGCTCTGGATCGTCTGCAAACCACAGGCAAAAGCCATCAACGGGTGATGATTCTGGAAGTGATGGGCCGGAGCGCCGGCTGGATTGCCCTGGAGTCTGGAATTGCCGGTGGCGCTCACATCATCCTCATTCCTGAAATTCCCTATAAACCCGGAAAAGTTTTAGAGAAGATCCGGCAGCGTGAGGCCGAGGGCAATCCTTTCAGCATCATCGTCGTGGCCGAAGGGGCGAAAGAAGTCGGGGGGCAGGAAATTATCCTGGAGAGCGCTTCCGACAGGTTGCAGGGCGTGGTGCATTATGGCGGCGTGGGCAACCATCTGGCCGAGAGACTCGGTCAGGAGATCGATCTCGAAGTCCGTTGCACGGTTTTAGGGCATACCCAGAGAGGAGGAACTCCGAACAGCTTTGACCGGGTGCTTGGCACTCGCTTAGGCGCTTATGCGGTTCAGGCGGCGGCAGAGGGAAAACTCGGCAATATGGTGGCTCTGAAAACCCCGGAAATTTCTCTGGTCCCCTTGCAGTCACTGGCCGGGATCGTGCGCAAAGTCCCCCCCACTTCGCAATTGATCCAGTGCGCAGAATCGATCGGCATCAATCTGGGCAGATAA